Proteins co-encoded in one Haloarcula pelagica genomic window:
- a CDS encoding DUF7521 family protein, translating to MSWLDLLATGSSLVTAGLGLVVAGLAFRGYRRNDSPTMRALAIGVFAIAVVPSLLASVIGPFVALSDAQALLGVTLSHTLGLLAIYRTFDTG from the coding sequence ATGAGCTGGCTCGACCTGCTCGCGACGGGGAGTTCGCTCGTGACGGCGGGCCTGGGACTCGTCGTCGCCGGCCTGGCGTTCCGCGGGTACCGGCGCAACGACAGCCCGACGATGCGTGCACTCGCAATCGGCGTCTTCGCTATCGCCGTCGTCCCGTCCCTGCTCGCGTCGGTTATCGGACCGTTCGTGGCCCTCAGCGACGCACAGGCGTTGCTCGGCGTCACACTGTCTCACACGCTCGGGCTGCTCGCGATCTACCGGACGTTCGA
- a CDS encoding helix-turn-helix domain-containing protein, whose protein sequence is MPSVAGDVREVDEELLALLDDEYARTILVATREESRSAQALSELCDADDSTIYRRIERLEDRDLLDAQQQLDPNGNHYKTYSARLERVEIEFHDDGVRIEVDRREPPADRFTRLYEEFTG, encoded by the coding sequence ATGCCCTCGGTCGCCGGCGATGTCCGCGAGGTCGACGAGGAGCTGCTGGCTCTCCTCGACGACGAGTACGCCCGGACGATACTCGTCGCGACGCGCGAGGAGAGCCGGTCGGCACAGGCGCTGAGCGAGCTCTGTGACGCCGACGACTCGACGATCTATCGCCGGATCGAGCGGTTAGAGGACCGGGATCTGCTCGACGCGCAGCAACAACTCGACCCGAACGGGAACCACTACAAGACCTACTCGGCGCGGCTCGAACGGGTCGAGATCGAGTTCCACGACGACGGCGTCCGGATCGAGGTCGACAGACGCGAACCGCCCGCAGACCGCTTCACCAGACTGTACGAGGAGTTCACGGGATGA
- a CDS encoding sensor domain-containing protein → MSIAHSLYEARPPLRSILLVPLRPRPYLRALYLFLAFPLGITYFVVLVAGVTVGAVTSILVVGVPLLLAVLLLARGFGWVERRLVTALLGVDVPDPDYGFLTGSARERVVGLVADWTTWSELGYLFSMFALGTGAFVFLFTAFAMSVTVVATPLYYDRAPGRVGFFPGDPVRLTQSLSVPWGDLFVGAEFGFTVSEWAVDSLPDALAMSLIGVALLWVTLILVDGAGWLWGQYARLLLSDDLQPVARLRRRLPAERNR, encoded by the coding sequence ATGTCTATCGCCCACTCACTCTACGAGGCCCGCCCGCCCCTCCGATCGATACTGCTCGTCCCCCTCCGGCCCCGGCCGTACCTCCGCGCGCTGTATCTTTTCCTGGCCTTCCCGCTCGGGATCACGTACTTCGTGGTGCTCGTGGCGGGCGTGACGGTCGGGGCGGTGACGAGCATCCTCGTCGTCGGCGTCCCGTTGCTCCTGGCCGTCCTGTTGCTCGCCCGCGGGTTCGGATGGGTCGAACGCCGGCTCGTCACGGCACTGCTGGGCGTCGACGTTCCCGACCCCGACTACGGGTTTCTGACGGGGTCGGCTCGGGAGCGCGTGGTCGGACTGGTGGCCGACTGGACGACCTGGTCCGAACTGGGCTACCTGTTCAGCATGTTCGCGCTCGGCACGGGCGCGTTCGTCTTCCTGTTTACCGCGTTCGCGATGTCGGTGACCGTCGTCGCCACGCCGCTGTACTACGACCGTGCGCCGGGTCGAGTCGGCTTCTTCCCCGGCGATCCGGTCAGGCTCACCCAGTCGCTGTCCGTCCCCTGGGGCGACCTGTTCGTGGGGGCGGAGTTCGGTTTCACGGTGAGCGAGTGGGCCGTCGACTCGCTGCCGGACGCGCTAGCCATGTCGCTGATCGGGGTGGCCCTGCTCTGGGTGACGCTGATCCTCGTCGACGGAGCCGGCTGGCTCTGGGGGCAGTACGCACGGCTGTTGCTCTCGGACGACCTCCAGCCGGTCGCACGGTTGCGCCGTCGCCTGCCAGCGGAGCGGAACCGATAG